A section of the Planctomycetaceae bacterium genome encodes:
- a CDS encoding type III PLP-dependent enzyme, translating into MKNDLVKLAKKHGTPLFILDHDKIRENFRTFKKNLPTVQAYYAVKANSNQEIIKTLFNEGASFDVASYNEFIQVYDQIQNYRKKDKEFFIWDKIIFSNTIKDKDTLRKIKKYKPLMTYDNADEVQKIKKYCPTAGLVLRLKVPDTGSQVEMSSKFGAEPGDAMELINSAFDCGLTVEGLSFHVGSQCTNFDNYTNALQITSQIFNECRKKGYATKIVDMGGGFPVPYDSYSPKFEQLAQVINSEMKRLFPADAEFIAEPGRFMVATTATLVSEIIGRARRDGKLFYHINDGVYHTFSGIVYDHWMPNFTAFKRGKTEVCAVVGPTCDSFDKISVSEQLPGNLEIGDLLVTENIGAYSVASSTKFNGFDGAKILHINK; encoded by the coding sequence ATGAAAAATGATTTAGTAAAACTGGCCAAAAAGCACGGAACGCCGTTATTTATCCTCGACCACGACAAGATTCGTGAAAATTTTCGTACTTTCAAGAAGAATCTGCCGACAGTTCAGGCCTATTATGCGGTAAAAGCCAACTCCAATCAGGAAATCATTAAAACGCTTTTCAACGAAGGCGCGAGTTTCGATGTTGCTTCCTATAACGAGTTCATTCAGGTTTACGACCAGATTCAGAACTACCGCAAAAAAGACAAGGAGTTCTTTATCTGGGACAAAATCATCTTTTCAAATACCATCAAAGACAAAGACACTCTCCGCAAAATCAAAAAGTACAAACCGTTGATGACTTACGACAACGCGGACGAGGTTCAGAAAATTAAAAAATATTGTCCGACAGCAGGCCTTGTTCTTCGGCTGAAAGTGCCGGATACCGGTTCGCAGGTCGAGATGAGTTCAAAATTCGGAGCCGAGCCGGGCGATGCGATGGAGTTGATTAATTCTGCATTCGATTGCGGCCTGACGGTTGAGGGTTTGAGTTTTCACGTCGGCAGCCAGTGCACAAATTTCGACAACTACACAAACGCGTTGCAGATTACTTCGCAGATTTTCAACGAGTGCCGCAAGAAAGGCTACGCAACGAAAATCGTCGATATGGGCGGCGGGTTCCCTGTGCCTTACGATTCTTATTCGCCGAAATTTGAGCAGCTTGCACAGGTAATAAATTCTGAAATGAAAAGACTGTTTCCCGCTGACGCGGAATTTATAGCCGAGCCGGGACGGTTTATGGTCGCTACGACTGCGACGCTTGTTTCTGAAATTATCGGCAGGGCTCGTCGCGACGGAAAATTGTTCTATCATATTAACGATGGCGTTTATCATACGTTTTCAGGAATTGTTTACGACCACTGGATGCCGAATTTCACCGCGTTTAAACGCGGCAAAACAGAAGTTTGCGCGGTTGTAGGGCCGACCTGCGACAGTTTCGACAAAATTTCCGTTTCGGAACAACTGCCGGGCAATCTTGAAATCGGCGATTTGCTCGTAACCGAAAATATCGGGGCATATAGTGTTGCTTCATCGACGAAGTTCAACGGTTTTGATGGGGCGAAGATTCTGCACATAAATAAGTAG
- a CDS encoding prepilin-type N-terminal cleavage/methylation domain-containing protein: MKKNGFTLIELLVVLAVIVALVAILVPSLGKARQIAYKIYCLNNLKQLGIAVNLYTQQYKVYPVCVNDVNVTWEQFVANPEIGNKKMLGVPAGLWPYHKEKKLYECPMLLRKAAQVSYCYDSRAGREIPAGQTAYAALKPLFNPPGETTTTDKKDYYLLTPDRVKSPKAFVILYDLPLVDSPVSNAAGLYQNIDPDDANSFNDDVADSNGYLWNYNDEPAEGPHSKGFNILFADMHVKWFKTWNQTEMTRKAD, translated from the coding sequence ATGAAGAAAAACGGATTTACACTTATTGAACTGCTTGTTGTGCTTGCTGTGATTGTCGCACTTGTCGCAATACTCGTTCCTTCGTTGGGCAAAGCAAGGCAAATCGCCTACAAAATCTACTGCCTCAATAACCTCAAACAACTCGGCATCGCTGTAAATTTATACACCCAGCAATACAAAGTTTATCCGGTCTGCGTAAACGATGTAAATGTAACATGGGAACAATTTGTCGCCAATCCGGAAATCGGCAATAAAAAGATGCTCGGCGTGCCGGCAGGACTTTGGCCATATCACAAAGAAAAAAAACTGTATGAATGTCCTATGCTTCTGCGGAAAGCAGCGCAAGTAAGTTACTGCTATGACAGCCGGGCAGGACGCGAAATACCGGCCGGTCAAACAGCTTATGCCGCACTTAAACCACTGTTTAATCCGCCGGGCGAAACCACAACCACCGACAAAAAAGATTATTACCTGCTTACGCCAGACAGAGTTAAATCACCTAAGGCTTTTGTCATCCTCTACGACCTGCCGCTCGTTGACAGCCCAGTGTCTAATGCAGCAGGCCTTTATCAAAATATCGACCCTGACGATGCAAACAGTTTCAATGACGATGTCGCGGACTCCAACGGTTATCTGTGGAACTATAATGACGAACCAGCAGAAGGGCCGCATTCCAAAGGCTTTAATATCCTGTTTGCAGATATGCACGTCAAATGGTTTAAAACGTGGAATCAAACTGAAATGACACGCAAAGCAGATTAA
- a CDS encoding FAD-binding protein: MQTIKVANQTVKIHRFNTVIVGAGAAGMNCAKKLYEYFSAKAVENSASRIAVVTAGLPLGASRMSGSDKQTYYKMGTSPEVADSAESFAKSLTAAGCCHNDLATAEAIGSLRGFYNLVEAGVPFPNNAMGTYVGYKTDHDPYERATSAGPKTSKFMSQCLEKIVRRYGIEIFDRYEAVEFLKSGERIVGLVTLYKKELSSDNLAVNVFLAENFVLAAGGPGTLYKTSVYPLGQTGIHGVAFKAGLAAENLTESQFGLASTKFRWNVSGTYMQVIPRIFSTDANGNDECEFLTDFFPTMSKMATDIFLKGYQWPFDPQRIENLQSSLIDVLVFNENQKGRRVFMDFMHNPIGSSSMSEFKIEELEPEALDYLKATGAMQKLPIERLEYMNRPAIDIYKEHDIDLYTEPLEISVCAQHNNGGFAVNKWWESNIKHTFVIGEMAGTHGVKRPGGSALNAGQVGAQRAAEFIAGAYDAEVFAANIDLLALEKCIASVKSLITGSFNLTADDVITQLQERMTNYGGHIRRLEDVKEALAAAVKIYQDIKRKGIVAKNADEIISAVQAEQLSLASIAYLKAAAALLEAGSGSRGSHLVLSDDGVMIHKDVLDSQTKKPLKFKPENQALRNSIIRIVMDADSKDMFCCDTIAVRKYEKTLQAFEPAWTDYRTGKIYDGQ, encoded by the coding sequence ATGCAAACAATAAAAGTAGCGAACCAAACGGTTAAAATTCACAGATTTAACACTGTAATTGTCGGCGCAGGTGCGGCCGGTATGAACTGCGCAAAAAAACTTTACGAATATTTCAGCGCAAAAGCAGTTGAAAATTCCGCATCACGAATCGCTGTTGTAACCGCAGGCCTGCCACTTGGCGCATCGAGAATGAGTGGCTCGGACAAGCAGACGTATTATAAAATGGGCACAAGCCCCGAAGTCGCCGACAGCGCTGAAAGTTTTGCAAAATCGCTTACTGCCGCCGGCTGCTGCCATAATGATTTGGCCACGGCCGAGGCAATCGGCTCACTTCGCGGCTTTTACAATCTCGTCGAAGCGGGCGTCCCGTTCCCGAATAACGCGATGGGTACTTATGTCGGCTATAAAACCGATCACGACCCCTATGAACGCGCGACATCCGCAGGGCCTAAAACCAGCAAATTTATGAGTCAGTGCCTTGAAAAAATCGTCCGCAGATATGGCATAGAAATTTTCGACAGATACGAGGCCGTGGAATTTTTGAAATCAGGCGAGCGAATTGTCGGATTGGTTACTTTATATAAGAAAGAACTGTCGAGCGATAATCTGGCGGTAAATGTTTTTCTTGCTGAAAATTTTGTCCTCGCAGCAGGCGGCCCCGGTACGCTTTACAAGACAAGCGTTTATCCACTCGGCCAAACAGGCATCCACGGCGTAGCGTTCAAGGCTGGATTAGCTGCCGAAAATCTGACAGAATCGCAATTTGGATTGGCGAGTACAAAATTTAGATGGAACGTTTCCGGCACATATATGCAGGTTATACCGCGAATCTTCAGCACCGACGCGAATGGAAATGATGAGTGTGAATTCCTTACGGATTTTTTTCCGACGATGAGCAAAATGGCTACTGATATATTTCTCAAAGGTTATCAATGGCCGTTCGACCCGCAGCGAATTGAAAATCTTCAATCGTCGCTGATAGATGTGCTGGTCTTCAATGAAAACCAAAAGGGCAGACGTGTCTTTATGGATTTTATGCACAATCCGATAGGTTCGAGTAGTATGTCCGAATTTAAAATCGAAGAACTTGAACCGGAGGCTTTGGATTATTTAAAAGCTACCGGCGCGATGCAGAAGTTGCCGATTGAGCGTCTGGAATATATGAACAGACCCGCGATAGACATTTACAAAGAGCACGACATAGATTTATACACCGAGCCATTGGAAATTTCCGTCTGTGCCCAGCACAATAACGGCGGCTTTGCCGTGAACAAATGGTGGGAGTCGAACATTAAGCATACTTTCGTGATTGGCGAAATGGCGGGTACGCATGGAGTTAAACGTCCTGGCGGCTCGGCACTGAACGCAGGTCAGGTCGGCGCCCAGCGAGCCGCTGAATTTATCGCAGGTGCGTACGATGCGGAAGTTTTTGCTGCGAATATTGATTTGCTCGCTTTGGAAAAATGTATCGCATCCGTAAAATCTCTGATAACCGGCTCGTTCAATTTGACCGCCGACGATGTGATTACCCAGTTGCAGGAAAGAATGACAAATTATGGTGGCCATATACGCAGATTGGAAGATGTCAAAGAGGCTCTTGCCGCTGCGGTTAAAATTTATCAGGATATAAAAAGGAAAGGCATCGTGGCAAAAAACGCTGACGAGATTATCTCTGCTGTCCAGGCTGAACAATTATCGCTTGCGAGTATTGCGTATTTGAAGGCTGCTGCGGCATTGCTGGAAGCCGGCAGTGGTTCACGAGGTTCGCATTTGGTGTTGAGCGATGATGGCGTAATGATTCACAAAGACGTTCTTGACTCGCAGACGAAAAAGCCGTTGAAATTTAAACCTGAAAATCAGGCGTTGAGAAATTCGATAATCAGAATTGTTATGGATGCTGATTCAAAAGATATGTTCTGCTGCGATACTATTGCTGTGAGAAAATATGAAAAAACATTACAGGCGTTCGAACCTGCATGGACAGATTACCGCACCGGCAAAATATATGATGGTCAGTAA
- a CDS encoding PDDEXK nuclease domain-containing protein, with protein MKNAMSRSAEVKIAGKGYSSLLKDVKERIRSAQYQALKAVNKELIQLYWDIGKMIVERQKGDKWGKSIVEMLAKDLQAEFSGIQGFSPAGLWRMRNFYIAYNKKEKLAPLVREIGWSHNLIIFEKCKDDLEREFYIRMTRRMGWSKNVLIHQIENESYEKTLSSQTNFDNVLPVPIRNQAKLAVKDEYIFDFLELGEEHCEAELERAIISRTNRFLVEMGGTFAFMGNQYRLEIENQEYFIDILLYHRYLKCLVAIELKVGEFKPEYVGKMQFYLAALDDTVKLKGENPAIGIILCKEKKRTIVEYALKETKKPIGVAQYKITSKLPKELKKQLPTQKQIEKLLENV; from the coding sequence ATGAAAAATGCCATGTCCCGGTCGGCAGAGGTTAAAATAGCAGGGAAGGGGTATTCTTCTCTTTTAAAGGATGTTAAAGAGCGTATCCGTTCTGCACAATATCAGGCACTTAAAGCTGTCAACAAAGAGCTGATTCAGCTTTACTGGGATATCGGCAAAATGATTGTCGAAAGGCAAAAAGGGGACAAATGGGGCAAATCGATAGTGGAAATGCTCGCAAAAGATTTGCAGGCGGAGTTCTCAGGTATTCAGGGGTTTTCGCCGGCCGGTTTATGGAGAATGCGTAATTTTTACATTGCTTATAATAAAAAAGAAAAACTCGCACCATTGGTGCGAGAAATTGGCTGGTCTCACAATTTAATAATATTTGAGAAGTGTAAAGATGATTTGGAACGCGAATTTTATATTCGTATGACGCGGCGAATGGGATGGAGTAAGAATGTTTTAATTCATCAAATCGAAAACGAAAGTTATGAAAAAACACTGTCAAGTCAAACCAACTTTGATAATGTCTTGCCTGTGCCGATTCGTAATCAGGCCAAACTTGCTGTGAAAGATGAATATATATTTGATTTTCTGGAACTCGGGGAGGAGCATTGCGAAGCAGAGTTAGAGCGGGCAATTATTTCCAGAACGAACCGCTTTCTTGTCGAAATGGGTGGGACATTTGCGTTTATGGGAAATCAGTATAGGCTGGAAATAGAAAATCAGGAATACTTTATTGATATTTTGCTTTATCACCGGTATCTTAAATGCCTTGTAGCGATTGAACTGAAAGTTGGTGAATTTAAGCCGGAATATGTCGGGAAAATGCAATTTTATTTGGCTGCCCTTGACGATACCGTAAAATTAAAAGGCGAAAATCCGGCAATCGGGATTATTTTGTGCAAAGAAAAGAAACGGACAATAGTCGAATATGCGTTGAAAGAAACTAAAAAGCCGATTGGGGTGGCGCAATATAAAATTACTTCCAAATTGCCTAAAGAACTCAAAAAACAACTTCCAACGCAAAAGCAAATTGAAAAACTTTTGGAGAATGTATAA